GCGGGGATCCTGCCGTTCGCCCCGGGCTCGGACGGCGGCGGATCCGTGCGCATCCCGGCCGCGGCGTGCGGGCTGGTCGGCCTGAAGCCGGGCCGGGGGACGGTGCCCACCGACCCGGGCGAGGACGCGGTGACCAACCTGACCGTCTCCGGCCCGCTGGCGCACACCGTCGAGGACGCGGCCCTGCTGTTCGACGTCATGACCTCCCCCGAGGGCCTGGAGGGGCGCACCGGCCCGGACCTGCGCCGGTTCCTCGACGCGCGGGCCGCGGGCGAGCCGGTGGCCCCGGTCCGGATCGGGGTGAGCACGGCGTCCCCGTTCTCCCCGGACCTGGAGATCACGCTGGCCCGGCCGGCTCTGTCCGCGCTCGCCCGCTCCGGCGCCGCGCTGGCCGCGGGCGGCCACGCGGTGGACGAGTTCGTGCCCCACTACGGGGAGCGCTACCACCGCGACTTCCGCACCGCGTGGACCTCGGGCCTGCTGAAGGCGCCCCTGCCGGACGGCGCGGAGGCGCTCGTCGGGCCCGTGGCGGCGTCGTTCCTGGCCTCGGCGCGAGCCGCCGGGCCGGAGCAGATCGCCACGGCGATCGGGCGGCTGGAGGCCTGGGCCGCCGACGTGCGCGGGCAGTTCGCGGCCGTGGACGTCGTCATGACCCCGGTGCTGGCGTTCGCGCCGCCGGCGATCGGGCACTTCCTGGCGCTGGACCCGGAGGAGAACTACGCGGAGCAGTGCCGGTTCACGCCGTACACGTCCATGGTGAACGTCCTCGGCCTGCCCGCCGTGGCCGTGCCGGTGCTCCGTGACGAGGCCGGGCTGAGCTGGTCCGTGCAGCTGGTGGGCCGCCCCGGCGCCGAGGGGCGCCTGCTGGAGCTCGCCGGCCACCTGCGGCTGCTCCTGGCCGGCTGAGCCGGGCCAGGCGGGGTCGGGCCAGGCGGGGTCGGCCCGGGACCCCGCCCCGTCAGCCCTCGGCGGCACCCTCCTCGAGCAGGCCGCGCAGGAACCCGGCGAACCCGCCGGGCGTGCGGCCCTCCAGCCGGGAGGAGGTGTGCACCCGCACCCGGTCCGTGGCGAGCACCCGGTCCTCGCCCAGGGCCCGCACGGCCTCCGCGAGGCGGACGTCCTCGTGCTCGGCGACCTCCGCGAACCCGCCGGCCCGCTCGTAGAGCCCCCACGGCAGGCCGAGGTTCGCCCCGTGCACGTGGGGGTGGTCCTCGCGGTGCTCGTAGTCGGCGCGCCACCGGTGGGCCAGGTCGTCGTCGGCGTGGGCGGGCAGGTCCACGGTGCCCAGCACCAGCACCTGGCCGTCGGCGCGACGTCGGGCCGCCAGGGCGGGCTGGCCCACGAGCCAGTCCGCGGGGACGCGGGTGTCCGCGTCCGTGGAGGCCAGCCACAGCGCCTCGGCGGGCACGTCCGGGAACAGGCCGCGGGCATGGCGGGCGGCCGCTGCACGGGCCCGCCCCACCCCGCCGGCGCCGGGGGCCAGCTCGAGCACGCGGATCCGGGGGTCCCGCGCACGGGCGGCGTGGGCGGCCTCGAGGGTGGGGGCGTCGTCGGCGGGCACGACCGTGACGACGGCGGCCGAGCCCTGGGTGTGCTGCGCCTCCCAGAGGTCGAGGGCGGCGGAGAGCGCGTCCAGGCCGGCGGGCAGGTGCTCGGCCTCGTCCATGGCCGGCACGACGGCCACGGCGTGCGTGGCGGCCGCGGCGCGGGCGTGCACGGACAGGCGCAGGTCCGCCTCCACGTGCTCGGAGAGCAGCCGCCAGCGGGGGTCAGCGGCCACCCGGTCGTGCACGGCGTCCCCGTCCAGGGGCCAGCCGGTGATGGGCTGGCGCCAGTGGCACAGCAGCAGCTCGCCACCCGCGCCCAGGGAGGCGTCGGCGGCGTCGACGAGGGCGTCGAGCTCCTCGGGCTGCAGGAAGTAGCCGATCTCGGAGGCGACGACGAGGTCCGCCGGCGCCCCGGCGCCCTCCTCGGCCGGGCCGACGTCGGCGGGCCAGTCCGCGGGCAGCACGGCGCGGCGCACCTCGGCGTGCGGGATCTCCGCCAGGTGGGCGGCGGCGCGCTCCACCGCCACCTGGGACGCCTCCAGGCCCACCACGCGCTCGGCGCGCTCGGCCAGCGCGGCGGTGAGCACGCCGATCGACGCGCCCGCCTCCACCACCGTCCCGTAGCGCGGACGCGGGAGCACGGCCAGGGTGAGCGCCCGCTTGCGGGCCTCGTAGGGGCTGGTCAGGTACCGCCAGGGGTCCTCGTGCTCGCGGTAGAGCCGGTCGAACACGGCGGAGGCGCGGGAGGCGTCGGCGTCGTCGGGGGCGGTGCGCCGGTAGGTCTCGAAGCCGCGGGTGAAGTGGGCGATCATCCGCTCCGGCAGGATCGCCTCGTCCCCCGGGGCGGCGGAGAGCGGACGCGTCTGGGAGGCGTGCGCATCCAGGGCGGCCAGGCGGGCGGCGTCGTCGCCGGCGGCCAGCTCCAGGCGGCGGTAGCGCCGCGGGGCCAGGTCCTCCGGGGCGCCCCAGTGCCAGAGCCACAGGGGGAAGGCGTACAGCTCGAGGTCGTGGTCGGCCGCGAGGGCCGCGGCAGCGGCGCCCACCGCGTCGTGGTCGCCGTGGCCGTCGTCCGGGTCGTGGGAGACCAGCACGACGGCGCCGCCGCCCTCCTCCGCGGGGGTGCGCCCGGCGAGGACGCGCTCCAGCGCGGCGCGGACCTCGTCGGGACGGTCGGTCAGGCCGCCGTCGGGCAGGGCGAGGGACTCCCAGGTCAGGGCGCCGGCGTCGGGGCCGAGGCCGTCCGCGAGCGCGGCCAGGGCGTGGTCCATCTCCGCGCGGCGCAGGCGCACCAGGTCCGCGGGGGTGTGGGTGGGGGAGTCGGGGTGGGAGGCCTCCCCCGCCGTGGCGACCGCGACGTGCACGGCGGCCCCGCCGCGCAGGGCGGCGCGGATCAGGCCGGCCGCGCCCAGGGTCTCGTCGTCCGGGTGGGCCACGGCCACCAGCAGGGTGTCCGCGCGGGTCCACGCGCGCGCGGGCAGGGCGGGCAGCTCCCCCACGCCGGCGGCCATCCAGACGGCCTCGGCGGTGCCGTCGTCCCGATGGTCGAAGCTCACCACGGCTGCAGCTCCGCCCGCTCGGCGGGGTCCGCGGCGAGCAGCGACTCGGCGAGCCGGGCGTCGTCGCGGGGGCCGTGGTGCTGGCGCAGGTACACCTGCAGGTCGGCGACGGCGCGGGCGTGGGCGGCGTCGCCGGTGAGCGGGCCGGGGCCGGTGGCCTGCCCGACGACGTCCAGCACCTCCGTGCACAGCTGCGCCACGGTGCCGCGGATGCGGTCCGCCTCCACGAGGCCGTGGGCGTGGTCGAGGCGGCCGGCGTCGACGTCGTCCGCGGCGCGGCCCAGCAGGGAGGCCATGGCGTGCAGGTGGCGGTCCACCCGGCCGAGCGCCGCGAGACCGACCTGGTCCGGGCCCGGACCGGAGCCGTCTGAGGCGGCCGCGGTGCGCCGCTCGAGGGACGTGCGCAGGGTGCGGGCCACGTGCACGGCGCCGCCGAACCACACGGCGGCCACGCCGATCCCGCCCCACGCGAACCCGGGGCGGCGCAGGTACCACTCCGGGCCGCCGACCGGCACCGCGGGCACGTCCGCGAACCGCAGGCCCACGGTGGTGATCGGCGCGAGGCCGAGGGACGGCCAACGGGGGTCGGCGACCTCCATGCCCGGCTCCCCGAGGTCCACGAGGAACGCCCGGCGGAGCCCGTCCTCCTGACGGGCGGTGACCACGGCGGCGGTGCAACGGTCCGCGAGCGAGCACCACGGCTTGTCCCCGTCCAGGCGCCAGACGGCGTCCTCGTCCCCCACGGCCGCCCCGGGGGCCGGGCGGGCGGAGGGGCTGACGCCGCCGGACTCGGACGCGTAGACGCCCAGTACGCCCCGCGGAGCGGGCACGCCGGCCTGGTCGAGGATCGAGAGGGCGTCCAGGTGCGGCTCCAGCACGCGGGCCGCGGGGAGGGAGACGGCGCCCACGGAGGCGAGCAGCTCCCACTGCCGGCGGGTGCGGCCCGCGCCGGTGAGCGGCAGGTCCAGGGAGGCGGCGGCGTCGTCACCGGAGAGCAGGGCGAGGATCGGCTCGATCCCGGCCTCGCCGTCCTCGCCGTCCCGCGCGGCGGCCAGCAGGGCGGCCTCGGCCTCGGTGGGGGCGGCGGGGCGGCCGTCGCCCTCGGCACCGGGCAGGTGGACCCACGGGGTCTCGGACACGGGTGACCTCCCGGAGCGGTGGGGGCGTCGCGGCGGGCGCCGCGACCGGAGCCCGACCCTAGTCAGCCGGGCGTCGGGGCGGGAAGGCCCGAGGATCGCCGGCGGGGGCGGCGGCGGACCGCCCGTCGGCCCGCCTGGGGAGCCTTTCTTGACACGTTCAAGACTATGGGGTGAGGTGGACGGCATGAGCACCGTCACGGTCGAGCAGCCCGAGGAGAGCGCCCTGCTGCGCTCCGTCGGCCTGCGCGTGACGCGGCCCCGCGTGGCCGTGCTCCAGGGCCTGCGCCGCCACCCCCACGCCGACGCCGGATCCCTCCTCTCCGCGGTCCGCGAGGACCTCCCGCAGGTGTCCCACCAGGCGGTCTACGACTGCCTGCACGTGCTCACCGACGCCGGGCTGGTCCGCTCCCTCCAGCCGGCCGGCTCCCCGGCCCGCTACGAGCTCGCGGCCCACGACAACCACCACCACCTGGTGTGCCGCGGCTGCGGCGACCTCGTGGACGTGCCGTGCCAGACCGGCGTCGCGCCGTGCCTGCACGCCCCCGAGGACCACGGATTCCTCATCGAGGAGGCCGAGGTCTACTACTGGGGCCTGTGCCCCGACTGCCGTTCCGGCGGGTATACGACGACGTCGGACGGGACCCCCGCGCCGGCGCCCCCGGCCCCCTGACGGGTCCGGGCCCCTGTCCACCCCAGTCCGAGACCGGCTGCCCGGCCGGCACGTGCCCGGTGATGCACGGCAAGGGCGCCTCCCTCCCGCACCCCACCTCCGGCGACGCCAACCAGCAGTGGTGGCCGAACCGCCTGAACCTGAAGATCCTGGCCAAGGAGCAGCAGGTCATCAACGCGCACGACGCGGACTTCGACTACCCGACGGCCTTCGCCGCGCTGGACCTGGACGAGGTCAAGAAGACCATCGCCGAGGTGCTCACCACCTCCAAGGACTGGTGGCCGGCCGACGTCGGCAACTACGGCCCCTTCATGATCCGCATGGCCTGGCACTCCGCCGGCACCTACCGCTCCGGCGACGGCCGCGGCGGCGCCGGCACCGGCCAACCTCTGACAGCCCGACCGGCCGCCGACGACGGGCGTCCACCCCACCGGGTGGGCGCCCGCTCAGCCTTCCCCCCGGGCGCGGGGCCGTGCCTACAGTGACGGCATGAGCACCCCCGCCGCCGGTCGCGCCGGCACCCCCGCCCTCCCCGAGGACCTCATCGACGTCGAGGCCCTCCTCGCCGCCTACCGGGACCTCCACCCGGACCCCGCCGACCCGGCCCAGAAGGTCGTGTTCGGCACGTCCGGACACCGCGGGTCCGCGCTGAAGTCCTCCTTCAACGACGACCACATCGCCGCGATCACGCAGGCCGTCGTCGAGTACCGCGCGGAGCACGGGATCACCGGCGCGATCCTCGTGGGCAAGGACACGCACGCCCTCTCCGGGCCCGCGCAGGACACCGCGGTGCAGGTGCTGCTGGCCAACGACGTCGAGGTGCTGGTGGACTCCCGCGGCGGCTTCACGCCCACCCCGGCGGTCTCCCACGCGATCCTGCACCTGAACGCGGGCCGTGACCTGACGGCGGCGGGCTTCTCCGCGGACGGGGACAACGCCGGCCTGGTGGACGGCCTGGTGATCACCCCGTCGCACAACCCGCCGGCGGACGGCGGCTTCAAGTACAACCCGCCGCACGGCGGGCCCGCGGACACGGACGCGACGTCCTGGATCGCGGCCCGCGCCAACGACCTGCTCGCCGCGCGCCTGGACGGCGTCACGCGCCTGGCCCCGGAGGACGTGGAGGGCCACGCGAAGCTCGGCTCCTTCGACTTCCTGGACCGCTACGTCACCGACCTGCCCCAGGTGATCGACCTGGACGCGATCCGCGAGGCCGGTGTGCGCATCGGCGCCGACCCCATGGGCGGCGCATCGGTGGCGTACTGGGGGGAGATCGGCCGCCGCCACGGCCTGGACCTGACCGTGGTGAACCCGGACGTGGACCCGCAGTTCGGGTTCATGACCCTGGACTGGGACGGGAAGATCCGCATGGACTGCTCGTCCCCGAACGCCATGGCCTCCCTGATCGAGCGCATGACCCCGGACGCGGACGGGCACGCGCCGTTCGACGTCGCCACGGGCAACGACGCCGACTCCGACCGGCACGGGATCGTCACCCCGGACGGGGGCCTGATGAACCCCAACCACTTCCTCGCCGTCTCGATCGACTACCTGTACCGGAACCGCTCGCAGTGGCCGCAGAACGCCGGCGTGGGCAAGACGCTGGTGTCCTCCTCGATGATCGACCGCGTGGCCACAGACCTCGGACGCGAGCTCGTGGAGGTGCCGGTGGGCTTCAAGTGGTTCGTGCCGGGGCTGCTCTCCGGGACGGGCGTGTTCGGCGGCGAGGAGTCCGCGGGTGCGTCCTTCGTGAAGTTCGACGGCGGCGCGTGGTCCACGGACAAGGACGGCCTGCTGCTGTGCCTCCTGGCCGCGGAGATCCAGGCCGTCACCGGCCAGTCCCCGTCCGAGCGGTACCGCGACCTCGTGGCGCTGCACGGCGACCCCGCCTACGCACGCATCGACGCCCCGGCCACCGCGGAGCAGAAGGCCGCGCTCAAGGCCCTCTCCCCCGACGACGTCACCGCCACCGAGCTGGCCGGGGAGACGATCCTGGCCGCCCTCACCAACGCGCCCGGCAACGACGCCCCGATCGGCGGGCTCAAGGTGGTCACCAAGAACGCGTGGTTCGCGGCCCGCCCCTCCGGCACGGAGGACGTGTACAAGATCTACGCCGAGTCCTTCCTGGGCGAGGAGCACCTGAAGCAGGTGCAGCAGGAGGCGCAGGCGATCGTCGACGCGGTGATCTCCTGACCCCCTGACGCTTTCGTTCGGGAAACGGCGGCGTGTCGCACCGTTTTCGTTCGGGAAACAGCCGCGCGGGCGCCGTTTCCCGAACGAAAAGACCCTGGGGGCGCCGTCTTCCGAACGAAAGTGCACGGGTCGCGCGGGGGACGACGGCGCCACGCCCTGCCGCCGCACAGGGCCGCTCGGTAGCGTGGCCGCATGAGTACGCAGCCCCCCGGCCTGACCACGGACTCCCCCGACTCCCCCGCCGACGATCCCGTCCGCGAGCCGTTGCCCACCGAGGCCCTGCCGATCGCGCCGGCCGGGCCCCGACCCGAGGAGCCGCGGGCCGCCGTCGAGCGTCTGCGCGCCGCCGCCCGCTCCCGCGCCGCCCACCCGCGCGCGGTGCGGGTGCGCCAGCTCAAGGGCCTGAAGCGGATGCTGACCGAGCACGCGGACCGGTTCGTCGCGGCGCTCGGCACGGACCTGGGCAAGCCGTCCACCGAGGCGCTGATCACGGAGATCGTCTCGGTGCGCTCCGAGGTGGACCACGCACTGCTGCACCTGACCGACTGGATGGAGCCGCGGCCCGTGAAGCTGCCGCTAGCCCTGCGGCCCGCGAGCGCGGAGGTCCGGCCGCGGCCCAAGGGTCTCGTGCTGGTCATCGGCGCGTGGAACTACCCGGTGCAGCTCGCACTCGCCCCGGTCGTGGGCGCGCTGGCGGCCGGCAACACGGTGGTGCTCAGCCCGTCGGAGAAGGCCCCGGCCACGGCGGCGGCGCTGCGGGAGCTGGTGCCGCAGTACCTGGACTCCGCGCTGGTCTCCGTGGTGGCGGGCGGCAAGGACTGCAACACCGAGCTGCTGGCGGAGCCGTGGGACCACATCCTCTACACCGGCGGGGAGCGCGTGGGCCGGATCGTCTACGAGGCGGCGGCGAAGACCCTCTCCCCCGTGACGCTCGAGCTGGGCGGCAAGTCGCCGGCGGTGGTGACGCCGTCGCGGAACACGGGCGCGATGGCCCGCCGCATCACGTGGGCGAAGTTCACCAACGCGGGTCAGACGTGCGTGGCCCCGGACTACGTGCTGGCCGTCGGCGAGGCCGCGCTGCGTCAGATGACCGCCGAGCTCCCCGCAGCCCTGCGCGAGTTCTACGGCGACGACCCCCGCGCGTCGAGGGACTACGGCCGGCTCATCTCCGCCGAGCACGCGGAGCGGTTGCGGGAGATGCTCCAGGCGGACCTCGACGCCGGCGCCGAGCTGTTCGTCGGCGGCGACGTGGACGTAGCGGGGCGGTACATGGCGCCGACCGTGGTGACGGGCGTCAAGCCGGACGGCGCGCTCATGCAGGAGGAGCTGTTCGGCCCGATCCTGCCCGTGCTGACCGTGGACACCTTCCAGGACGCCCTCGACTTCATCGCGGAGCGCCCGCACCCGCTGGCCGCGTACCTGTTCACGGACCGGCCGAGCTACCACCGCGCGTTCGACGACCAGGTGCAGGCCGGCGGCCTCGGCTACGACGTCGGCCTGCTGCACGCCGGCATCGCGACGCTGCCGTTCGGCGGGATCGGCGCGTCCGGGATGGGCGCGTACCACGGCATCCACGGGTTCGAGACGTTCTCCCACCTGCGCCCGTCCATCGCGAAGTCGGACCAGGTGGACACGCTCAAGACCGCCTACCCGCCGTACGGGCGGATGAAGCGGGCGCTGCTGCCGAAGATGCTCTGAGGGGGCGGGGAGCGCTTTCGTGCGGGAAACGGGAGGCTCCGCGGAGGTCCCGTCCGGGCCTTCCCGCGCCCGCGCAACGGGCCTAGGCTGGCCTCCATCGACCCCGCCGGGGTCCTCTCGAGAGGAGCCGCCGTGCGACCCTCCGCTCCCCCGCGCCGGCCGCGCGTGACCCGGATGGCGGCCATGACCGCCGTCGTCGTCCTGGGCGTGGCCGGGTGCGCCGGCCCCGAGGGCCGCACCGGCACGACGACGACGGACGGGCCCGGCACGTCCACGTCCCCGCCGCCGGTAGTCCAGCAGTCCGAGGCGGCCGCGCACCCGGCCGACAACCTGCCCCTGGGGGACGAGGCGTGGGCCGTGGTGTCGCTGACCCGCGGCGGCGAGGCGCTCGACCCCGGCCCGTGGCGTCAGGTGCGCATCGACACGTCGGAGCCGTTCATCCTCGCCATGCCGGAGCTGTGCCCGCAGCCGCGGTTCGGGATCACCGCGGTCACGGAGTCGGCGTGGGAGGCCACCCCGGACGTGGCCCAGCCGGCGATCGGCTGCGTCTCCGGCCACGAGGACGAGGCTGCGGTCGCCGCCCTGCGGGAGCTCTTCGACGGGACCGTCCAGGTGACGCCCCCGGGCGGGGCCGACGTCGAGGTGCGGCTGCGCCGCGCGGACGTGGAGCTGGTGCTGTCAGAGGAGCGGTGAAGGGCGTCGGGCGGGGCACCGGGCGGGCGGCAAGCCTCCCGTTTCCCGTACGAAAGCGCCCCGGAAGCCTCCCGTTTCCCGCACGAAAGCGCGGGGCGGCGGGTCGGGGGTCAGTGCTGGGGCCAGATCCCGCGCGTCGTGAAGACGTCGGCGAGGACGTCCGCGCGGTCGGTCATGATGCCGTCGACGCCGAGGGCGAGGAGGCGGTGCATCTCGTCCGGCTCGTCGATCACCCACACGTGCACGGGCAGCCCGGCCGCGTGGCAGCGCCGCACGAAGTCCGCGGTGACCACGCGGACGCGGCCGTGGCGCACGGGGACCTGCACGCAGTCGACGTCGAGGGCGTGGCGGGCCAGCCAGCGCGTGAGCCCCACCGGGCCGAGCGCCACCAGCGCCGCGATGGCGGCGGCCCCGCCCGGCGTCGCCACGCGGCCCGGGCCGAACGCGCGGTCCTCGTGGCCCAGCGCGGCGGGCGCCCGGCGGAACGCGCGGCGGCGCGAGTCGTGGAACGAGGCGACGAGGACCCGCTCCCACGCCTCGTGCTCCGCGAGCAGGCGGGCCATGGCGGGGGCCGCGGCGCGGTCCTTGAGGTCCACGTTGAGCCGGGCCTCGGGCAGGGCGGCGAGCAGGTCGGCGAAGCGCAGCAGCGGCTCCCCGCCGACGTGGACCTCGGTGAGCCCGTGCCACGTGTGCTCCTGAAGGCGGCCGCGGCCGGTGGTCACGCGCTCCAGCGTCTCGTCGTGGAAGACGACCAGCTCGCCGTCCGACGTCGTGCGCACGTCCAGCTCGAGGTAGGCGAAGCCGGCGTCGTGCGCGGCCTGGAAGGCGGCGAGCGAGTTCTCCCGCCCGACGTCGGCGCCCCGGTGCGCGAACCCCAGCGGCCAGCCCTCGCGCCCGGGGGCGGAGTCGGCGAGGTAGGCGGGGGCGGGGCGGGCCGGTGGAGGGGTGGAGGAGGGTCCAGAAGAGGGTGGGCGGATGCTGGACGCCGCGAGAGATCCCGAGCTGTCCTCCATCTGGCCGTTATGAGGCGTGAAATCGCCCTCATAACGGCACTCTGCAGGACAGCTCGGACAGGGAACGGCCATCTGCAGGACAGCTCGGGCACCATTCGGGGACCGAGCGGACCTTGCGCGCATCGAAGGCGAGACGGACGGTTCCCTCGCGATGGCGCACGATGGGACGCATGGGGGATGACAACGCACGCATGATCCGACGCTTCCGCAGCAGCTCGACGAGGCGCCCGCTCCACAGGTCTCTGACCCGCCGCGGCACCCGATCACGCAGGAGGCTCCACACCGACGATCGGGTGTCATTGCCTCCGAGTTCCGTCGCAGGGTTGTTCGTGGTGCCCTTCTTGGCCACGCATCTCTTCGCTTGGGGACTCTTCGCTTCTGTCTATCTGATCGCACACCCGGGAGGCGATTCCGTCTTCACCGCCTCCATGTGGAGATTCACCACCGATGTGGCGGTGAACGCCGGTCTGGCCATGGAGGATTCGCTCCTGGCCCTGACCTCCACGGGCGTGACCGTGACGGTCGCCTTGTACATTCCGGTGGCAGCCGGGCAGTTGGTCAGCCCCCGAGGCGGCGGTGAAACCCAGCGTCGCCTGGGAAGCCTCGCTCTCGCGACGTCGGGTGTGTTCGCGGGTATCACGACGGGGGCGTACATCGCATCGATGACCCACGGGGCCCACCCGGCATCGATGATTCCCGAGCTCCTCCTCCAAGGGCTCATGATCGCCCTGTCGCTTCAGCTGGGAACGCATCTCTTCGACGATCGGGAGGAACTGCGATCCCGCTTGGAGGACGACGAACGCAGACTCGAGATGCAGCTCAGCGACGCCGCCCTGAACTCGCTGTCCGACGACATCCGAGGAAAGCTCGGCGGTGACTTCACTCTCCCTCCGACGCGCCAGTGGGCGAAGGCCGCCCGCACGCTGACCCTCCGACGAATCCTGCGTCTGCTCATCTGGGTCTTCGGCTACCTACTGGCCGGTGCATTCCTCGGCGCGTTGACGTTCGCGTGCACCTCTCTGACGCTGGAGCGCGAATGGGATGCCAGGACCCTTGCTTTGGGCGCGCTCATCGGGATCTACGCGCATTTCGCAAGTGGGATGATCACCTACCACGACCAGTCCACTCCAGCCTTGAGATGGCTGGTACGAGCCATGGGAGCCACCATCTGGCTCTTGTTGCTCGCGACTGGTCTCGTGCTCCTGTCCGCATCGCCCTCGCAAGGCAGCGCTTCCTTGGGCACCGCGGTGCTCGGAGTCATCCATGTCCTGTGGCGGCGTAGGTCACCGGGCGAACAAGGTCTGCGGCTCTCACCCTTCATGCTGTCCCATCGCATCAACACGACCCTCGCTGAAGAAGCACTCACCAGCGTGTGGTCCAGGCAGCTTCACGCCGGCATCCTGCCGCGTCCCCTTCTCGGGACGACCTGCCGGACTTCGCCCTTGAGGGATGCTGCTCGCTGAGCACCCCTCACCCCAGCAGCGTGGACCGCTTCCCGGACCAGCTGACGGCCAGGACGTGGCGGGCACCGCGGCCAACACTCCCGTGTGGCATCGCTGTGCAGAGTTCTCCTGACGACTATGGTCGACACAACGGCCGTCAGGAAGGTTGGTCCATGAAGTCGATCGACAACGTCAACGTGAAGCTGGGCGACGACCTCAAGGCGGAGATCACCGCCGGGTCCAAGGTCCGCATCGCCGCGTCGGCGTTCTCGATCTACGCGTTCGAAGCCCTCCGCGAGGAACTCGAGGGCCTCGAGGAACTGCAGTTCATCTTCACAGACCCGGCCTTCTCAGCGTCCTCCATCGACGGCACACCTCGGCGGGAGCACCGCCGGTACTTCATCCCCCCGTTGGACATCGAATCCTCGCTGACCGGCACCGAATTCGAGGTGCGGCTGCGCAACCGCCTCACCCAGCGGGCCATCGCACGCGAATGCGCTGACTGGGTGCGCCGCAAGGTCCGGTTCCGTTCCAACACGTCCGGCAAGGGCATGCAGCCGATCATCGGGGTGGGTGACGACGCCGCGTACCTCCCGGTGCAGGACTTCTCCACGTCCGCGCTGGGCTACGAAGCCGGCGGGGCTCTGTCGAACGTGGTGGGGAAGTTCGAAGGACCCCTCGAGGCCGCCGGCCTGCTGACGGTGTTCGACCAAGTCTGGAATGACCCCTCCGCGCTCGAGGACGTCACCTCGACCGTGCTGGAACGCATCGAGCAGGTCTATGCCGAGAACTCTCCCCGGCACATCTACTTCCTGATCCTCAACAGCATCTTCTCGGACTTCCTCGCGGACCTTTCGGAGGACGCGCTTCCCAACGATCGCACCGGCTACCGCGAGACGAAGGTGTGGCGGGCGCTCTACGATTTCCAGCGCGACGCGG
This sequence is a window from Micrococcus porci. Protein-coding genes within it:
- a CDS encoding glycerophosphodiester phosphodiesterase family protein, with the protein product MEDSSGSLAASSIRPPSSGPSSTPPPARPAPAYLADSAPGREGWPLGFAHRGADVGRENSLAAFQAAHDAGFAYLELDVRTTSDGELVVFHDETLERVTTGRGRLQEHTWHGLTEVHVGGEPLLRFADLLAALPEARLNVDLKDRAAAPAMARLLAEHEAWERVLVASFHDSRRRAFRRAPAALGHEDRAFGPGRVATPGGAAAIAALVALGPVGLTRWLARHALDVDCVQVPVRHGRVRVVTADFVRRCHAAGLPVHVWVIDEPDEMHRLLALGVDGIMTDRADVLADVFTTRGIWPQH